One region of Proteiniborus sp. DW1 genomic DNA includes:
- a CDS encoding lactate dehydrogenase yields the protein MFFYKIKDKVAFSFNRYDEFNEISESEAIEALNEKDLIYFLTALDPKSSRRSFAISDHSLLFLTKEDLSLLASPEDKNYEIRDWILSKINFRKIMAINTSYHNWKSVLEHDPPVKWKINLAGLGDVGGTLLTGLRLLGGSCISEIGIYSRSIESVTRWELEANQILDPFCGEDYPIIRGISEEELFNCHMFVFCASKNVPKVGENVGDVRLYQLDSNSKIIKQYALMARENNFNGIFAVVSDPVDLLCKVALIESNKSPQGIMDYKGLAPEQIRGYGLGVMTARAAYYASKNPKTVSFINEGRAFGPHGQGLVIANSIENYDDELSDYLTEKTLKANLEVRKAGYKPFIAPALSSGTLSIINTIKGNWHYSATFIGGVYMGAKNRLTPSGTELERLNLPQSLYKKLEATFERLAKTI from the coding sequence ATGTTTTTCTATAAGATAAAGGATAAAGTTGCTTTTTCTTTTAATAGATATGATGAATTTAATGAGATTTCTGAAAGTGAAGCAATAGAAGCATTAAATGAAAAGGATTTAATATATTTTCTCACAGCTTTAGACCCTAAATCTTCGAGGAGAAGCTTCGCTATTTCCGATCACTCGCTGTTATTTTTAACAAAAGAAGATTTAAGCTTATTAGCTAGCCCGGAAGACAAGAATTATGAGATAAGAGACTGGATACTTTCTAAAATTAATTTTAGGAAGATTATGGCTATAAATACAAGCTATCATAACTGGAAAAGTGTATTAGAGCATGATCCTCCTGTTAAGTGGAAAATAAACCTAGCTGGATTAGGAGATGTTGGGGGAACTCTTCTAACTGGACTTCGTCTATTGGGCGGAAGTTGTATATCTGAAATTGGGATATATTCAAGATCAATAGAATCTGTTACTAGATGGGAGCTAGAGGCAAACCAGATATTAGATCCCTTCTGTGGTGAAGATTACCCTATTATAAGAGGTATATCAGAAGAAGAGTTGTTTAACTGTCATATGTTTGTATTTTGTGCTTCAAAGAATGTACCTAAGGTAGGAGAAAATGTTGGAGATGTGAGACTTTATCAACTAGATAGCAATTCAAAAATCATTAAACAATATGCTCTTATGGCAAGGGAAAATAACTTCAACGGAATATTCGCTGTTGTATCTGATCCTGTAGACCTGCTATGTAAGGTTGCACTTATAGAAAGTAATAAAAGCCCTCAAGGAATTATGGACTATAAAGGGCTAGCACCTGAACAAATAAGAGGATATGGACTTGGTGTAATGACTGCTAGGGCAGCATATTATGCTTCTAAAAATCCTAAGACAGTATCTTTTATTAATGAAGGTAGAGCCTTTGGTCCACATGGACAGGGACTAGTCATAGCTAATAGCATAGAGAACTATGATGATGAACTATCTGATTACCTGACTGAAAAGACACTAAAGGCAAATCTAGAGGTTAGAAAAGCAGGATATAAGCCCTTTATTGCACCTGCTCTATCTTCTGGCACCCTATCTATAATAAATACTATAAAGGGCAATTGGCATTATAGTGCTACTTTTATAGGTGGAGTATATATGGGAGCTAAGAATAGATTAACCCCCTCGGGTACAGAGCTTGAACGATTAAATCTTCCCCAATCTTTATATAAAAAATTAGAAGCAACCTTTGAAAGGCTGGCGAAAACTATATGA
- a CDS encoding carboxymuconolactone decarboxylase family protein has protein sequence MDRIEKNLKYFLDKYGDIYEAYENYGQKVHNDGGPLDEKTRWLIKVAISAACKHHYSVRTHIRKALKSGCTRDEIEHALMLVAPTAGFPAFMEALMCLREELDENGL, from the coding sequence ATGGATAGAATAGAAAAGAATCTTAAGTATTTCTTAGATAAGTATGGAGATATATACGAAGCATATGAGAATTATGGACAAAAGGTACATAATGATGGAGGGCCTCTTGATGAGAAGACTCGTTGGCTAATCAAAGTAGCAATCTCAGCTGCATGTAAACATCACTATTCTGTAAGAACCCATATTAGAAAAGCTCTGAAAAGTGGATGTACAAGGGACGAAATCGAGCATGCACTTATGTTAGTAGCACCAACAGCAGGTTTTCCTGCATTTATGGAAGCACTTATGTGTTTAAGAGAAGAGCTTGATGAGAATGGATTATAA
- a CDS encoding GTP pyrophosphokinase family protein yields MMMFYWERLLIPYEQAVEELKVKFKGIRNEYRRLDEYSPIEFVTGRVKAISSIIDKARRRNVPLERVEEEIEDIAGIRIMCQLVDDIEKVVQLIRSRDGKDLKIVEERDYITNIKESGYRSYHIIIKYMVHTVFGEKEILAEIQIRTLAMNFWATIEHSLNYKFSRKIPEDVKERLKNAAEAAFLLDQEMSEIKDEITDAQEIFQLKSSLIVDILKKIQNLYFTGKIKEIEGIQERFLVLQEHGSVSELRKFSKELDEML; encoded by the coding sequence ATTATGATGTTTTATTGGGAAAGACTTTTGATACCATATGAACAAGCTGTAGAAGAGCTTAAGGTCAAGTTTAAAGGAATAAGAAATGAGTATAGAAGATTAGATGAATACTCTCCTATTGAATTTGTCACGGGTAGAGTAAAAGCCATTTCAAGTATTATAGACAAAGCAAGAAGAAGAAATGTACCACTAGAAAGAGTAGAAGAAGAAATAGAGGATATTGCAGGAATACGTATAATGTGTCAACTAGTAGACGATATTGAAAAAGTAGTTCAGTTAATAAGAAGTAGAGATGGTAAGGATTTGAAAATTGTAGAAGAAAGAGACTACATAACTAATATTAAAGAAAGTGGATATAGGAGTTATCATATTATTATCAAATATATGGTGCATACTGTATTTGGTGAAAAGGAGATACTAGCTGAGATTCAAATTAGAACATTGGCTATGAACTTTTGGGCGACTATAGAGCATTCATTGAATTACAAATTCTCTAGAAAAATACCAGAGGATGTAAAGGAAAGATTGAAAAATGCGGCTGAGGCAGCATTTTTACTTGATCAAGAAATGTCAGAAATTAAGGATGAAATTACAGATGCTCAAGAAATCTTTCAGTTAAAATCATCACTAATTGTTGATATACTGAAAAAAATTCAAAATCTATATTTCACTGGTAAGATTAAGGAAATTGAGGGGATTCAAGAGAGATTTCTTGTACTTCAAGAACATGGTAGTGTATCTGAATTAAGAAAGTTTAGCAAGGAACTAGATGAAATGCTTTAA
- a CDS encoding NAD(P)H-dependent oxidoreductase, whose amino-acid sequence MNDLYLVVPEKPSDILAKMIDAVTEGWNSIIIKDERNIPDLRNKKIIFAVELNNAGISLGLDKILTEIFNRGRHGLSGSIGGVLVHSNTELFTKTVAQNVIFLTNQLGLSFPGRPLVEATGSLRNFLTMQKISNKPLIDVCIESCKDLGNRLRKYRPLLLENPNILVLHASNRATSNSLMLWDMVKGNLKNYAIREINIENGTVKDCIGCPYKICKHYGQQTSCFYGGIMVEEVYPAILESDIVIWICPNYNDAISANLSAVINRLTALFRKTKFYNKYFYSIIVSGNSGGDSVAKQLISALNINKTFRLPPYFSLMATANDKGAILELLNIEKYAREFAMNIKNNIGK is encoded by the coding sequence ATGAACGACCTCTATTTAGTAGTTCCTGAGAAGCCTTCAGATATTCTTGCTAAGATGATTGATGCAGTCACTGAAGGCTGGAATTCAATTATTATTAAAGATGAACGTAATATTCCTGACCTAAGAAATAAGAAAATTATTTTTGCAGTGGAACTTAACAATGCAGGTATAAGCTTAGGTTTAGACAAAATACTTACAGAAATATTTAATAGAGGAAGGCATGGATTATCTGGCTCTATAGGAGGAGTTTTAGTGCATAGTAATACTGAGTTGTTTACTAAAACTGTTGCACAAAATGTTATTTTCTTGACTAACCAGCTTGGGCTAAGTTTTCCTGGGAGGCCTTTAGTAGAAGCAACGGGCTCCTTAAGAAACTTCTTGACTATGCAGAAGATATCTAATAAGCCTTTAATAGATGTGTGCATTGAAAGCTGTAAGGACCTAGGTAATAGATTAAGAAAGTATAGACCTCTACTTCTTGAGAATCCAAATATCCTAGTTCTTCATGCTAGCAATAGGGCTACTTCAAATTCATTAATGCTTTGGGATATGGTTAAAGGGAACTTAAAAAACTATGCAATAAGAGAGATAAATATAGAAAATGGTACAGTTAAGGATTGTATCGGTTGTCCTTATAAGATATGCAAACATTATGGACAGCAAACTAGCTGTTTTTATGGAGGGATTATGGTTGAAGAAGTCTATCCAGCTATACTTGAATCAGATATAGTTATTTGGATTTGCCCTAACTATAATGATGCAATCTCTGCAAATCTTTCTGCTGTAATCAACAGATTAACAGCACTATTTAGAAAAACTAAGTTTTATAATAAATATTTTTATAGTATCATTGTTTCAGGAAATTCAGGCGGCGATTCAGTTGCTAAGCAATTAATCAGTGCACTAAATATAAATAAAACCTTTAGACTACCACCTTACTTCTCTCTTATGGCTACTGCTAATGACAAAGGGGCTATTCTAGAACTGCTAAATATCGAAAAATATGCTAGAGAATTTGCTATGAATATAAAGAATAATATTGGTAAATAG